The Sebaldella sp. S0638 DNA segment GATCAATAAGTTTTAAAAACGGACATTTGGACGGGCTGACAGATCTTAGAAATGACGGGAAAAAACAGCAAATGAAATTTACTGTGGTAAATGCTAAATTCGACGGAGAGCTTATAATGAAAGACCCAGAGCAGAGTATTAATATTATGCTTGATATTAAAAAGGGAGCTATTATAAAATATTTTGGAAATATTCAGGAAGAATTTAAGTATAATCTTAATTTTATAAATAATCTTGCAAATGGAACAATGGAAGTATCGGGACAAAAACTGGAATTCAAAAATGGTATAGCAAAAGGACCGCAGGGTCAGGAAGTAAGATTATCTTTGAATCCGGCAACAGGGGATATGGAAATGGCGGCGTATGTTAACGGAAAAATAGCGGGAAGCCAAACAATTCCTAATGTTTTAACACCACAGTATTTAGAATCATTTTTATTTCTGGCGATCACTGCCACTAATAATTAAATAAAAAAAATTAATATAAGAAAAAATATAGATCAGGACGGTCTGTATTTTTTTTACTTTTTATACTTGAAGTAGTTATCCTTTTTTTATAAAATATAAAGAGAAACTATATACACAGGTAAGAAAATATTATAAAAATCGGAAGGAAGTGGACAGTAATGATAAAAAGAATGCCTACAAACTGCGGTGATAATACATGCCCGTCATGTACAGCCGCCGGAGACTTTATTTTTCTGGCACATCATGCAGGAGGAGGAAACGAAAAAGACGTAGCAAGTCAGATGAAAGCCGCACTGGAAAAAGTGAAGAAAACTCTTGAATCTGTGGGTGCTGAGATGAATGATATGGTTCAGTTAAACCTTTATTTACGAAATTTAGAAGATTTTGAGAAGGCCAGAAAAGTATTTAATGAATATTTTGATGAAGGGAATTTTCCTACAAGAATGACAACAACTACAGATTTTATAGATGCTCACTGCTTGTGTATGGTAGACGGTACAGCTTATAAACCAGGGGTTGGAAATAAATAAACTGATAAGAGAAACCCTGTAATTAATTTGACTTAATTTTATTTTTAAGATATGATATATTAAATATAAAACAGGAGGTTAAAAATTATGGCAAAACTTGTAGTGAAAAGAGAAAAGAGTTTTCTTAGTTCTGCAAGAAAATTTAAGGTAATTGTAGATGAAGAAATAGTAGGCTATGTTCACAGCGGCGAGGAAGCGGGATT contains these protein-coding regions:
- a CDS encoding RidA family protein; protein product: MIKRMPTNCGDNTCPSCTAAGDFIFLAHHAGGGNEKDVASQMKAALEKVKKTLESVGAEMNDMVQLNLYLRNLEDFEKARKVFNEYFDEGNFPTRMTTTTDFIDAHCLCMVDGTAYKPGVGNK